Proteins encoded in a region of the Apostichopus japonicus isolate 1M-3 chromosome 19, ASM3797524v1, whole genome shotgun sequence genome:
- the LOC139960304 gene encoding tripartite motif-containing protein 2-like, producing MDTNGDLSFSSCPVCFEEYKDPKILPCGHTFCLQCLQSIVKLSDDPSCPKCKKEFPTPTSGNMADFTTNYDLLTAMEETGQTNEVSASEEDDDHREEEETPAGGSQVAHNAHCMLHDLPYEFFCKSCSKQTCKDCLRGKHNPSIHKIMTTEAYVQEQSQDVQKISKELDSLLSMQQDLGKQLADADSKCQGEAKQLRDEIMANLEKKVTMLREEAEKMVKDISEELKRKQGMLKQLRKKQNSLITDTEEEKQSIDSVKTAIEKNVVTDPVKLTEIQNTTSQISKQANSLKASSEAAGSSLHLKFQKQHHQIPYLGDLVSKSTSPPMYGRLLWITKSPRRIILAVLVALLSIYLIKGSYCTS from the coding sequence ATGGACACCAACGGAGATTTATCCTTCTCATCGTGTCCTGTCTGTTTCGAGGAATACAAAGACCCAAAGATTCTACCCTGCGGTCACACCTTTTGTCTGCAGTGTCTTCAGTCCATCGTCAAGTTGTCTGATGACCCCAGCTGTCCTAAATGTAAGAAGGAATTCCCGACCCCTACCTCTGGAAACATGGCCGACTTCACCACCAATTACGATCTCCTGACCGCTATGGAAGAGACGGGTCAGACGAATGAAGTAAGTGCGAGTGAAGAAGACGACGACCacagagaagaagaagagacACCGGCGGGAGGTAGTCAGGTGGCGCACAATGCTCACTGTATGTTACACGATCTGCCTTATGAATTCTTCTGTAAGTCATGCTCGAAACAGACCTGTAAGGACTGTCTACGGGGGAAACACAATCCCAGCATTCATAAGATCATGACCACGGAAGCCTACGTCCAAGAGCAATCTCAAGATGTGCAGAAGATATCCAAAGAATTAGACAGTCTGCTATCAATGCAACAGGATCTGGGCAAGCAGCTAGCTGACGCCGATTCCAAATGTCAAGGCGAAGCCAAGCAACTGAGAGACGAAATCATGGCGAATCTGGAGAAGAAAGTCACGATGCTTCGAGAAGAGGCGGAGAAGATGGTCAAAGACATATCAGAAGAGCTGAAGAGGAAACAGGGAATGCTGAAACAGTTGCGAAAAAAGCAGAACTCGCTGATCACCGACACAGAAGAGGAGAAACAGAGCATTGATTCCGTGAAGACAGCAATCGAAAAGAATGTCGTCACCGACCCAGTCAAGCTGACAGAAATCCAGAACACTACCAGTCAGATATCAAAGCAAGCAAACAGCTTGAAAGCATCCAGTGAGGCAGCTGGATCGAGCCTACACTTGAAATTTCAGAAACAACACCATCAGATTCCATACCTGGGTGATCTAGTGTCTAAGAGCACTAGTCCTCCCATGTATGGGAGACTGCTATGGATAACGAAGTCACCGAGAAGAATTATTTTGGCTGTACTTGTGGCGTTACTCTCAATTTACCTGATAAAAGGATCATACTGTACCTCTTGA